A genomic region of Paroedura picta isolate Pp20150507F chromosome 4, Ppicta_v3.0, whole genome shotgun sequence contains the following coding sequences:
- the LOC143836324 gene encoding P2Y purinoceptor 1-like has protein sequence MNLEQETPASSLANSSLGTGLEAMCPVNTEFPESFLPAVYLVVSLLGLLGNGLGLWNLCASSRRGSWSTLSVLMCNLSVADLLYVVTLPFLVSYYLRGRQWRFGHEWCRLTRALFHLNLYASIGFLTCISVHRYLGIVHPLRMLGRCQTLSPAFLLSVLVWGWVILQLSPDFTFSKMDETGIRCHDTTGHENLSQYLPYTLAITVTGFVVPFLIIIGCYCHVVVTLRRNSNVDPNLKRRSIRLAVLVMVLFSVCFLPYHVFRNLNLLSRSWQLQGSCNQTLKSIYVSYQVTRGLASLNSALNPLLYLTASEGLLTRLRASCRRVIRALGSLLQSQAPYSLDPKKLSFVLNEECEEASDDL, from the coding sequence ATGAACTTGGAGCAAGAAACCCCGGCCAGCAGCTTGGCCAACTCCAGCCTGGGCACCGGCCTGGAAGCTATGTGTCCTGTGAACACGGAGTTCCCCGAGAGCTTCCTGCCCGCCGTTTACTTGGTCGTGTCTCTGCTGGGGCTTCTGGGGAACGGGCTGGGCTTGTGGAACTTGTGCGCCAGCTCTCGGAGGGGCAGCTGGAGCACCCTCAGCGTGCTGATGTGCAACCTCAGTGTGGCTGACTTGCTTTATGTGGTCACGTTGCCCTTCTTGGTGTCCTACTACCTCCGGGGCCGCCAGTGGCGCTTCGGCCACGAGTGGTGCCGGCTGACGCGGGCTCTCTTCCACCTCAACCTGTACGCCAGCATTGGCTTCCTGACCTGCATCAGCGTGCATCGTTACCTGGGCATCGTGCACCCGCTGAGGATGCTGGGCCGGTGCCAGACGCTCAGTCCGGCTTTCTTGCTCAGCGTCTTGGTCTGGGGCTGGGTCATCCTGCAGCTGTCCCCTGACTTCACCTTCAGCAAAATGGATGAGACGGGCATTCGGTGTCACGACACGACGGGCCACGAGAACTTGAGTCAATACCTGCCCTACACCTTGGCCATAACCGTGACCGGCTTTGTCGTCCCTTTCCTCATCATCATCGGATGCTACTGCCACGTGGTCGTGACCCTTCGGAGGAATAGCAACGTGGACCCCAACCTCAAGCGGAGGAGCATCAGACTGGCCGTCCTGGTGATGGTGCTTTTCTCCGTCTGCTTCTTGCCTTATCACGTCTTCAGGAACCTCAACTTACTGTCCCGCAGTTGGCAGCTCCAGGGGTCTTGCAACCAGACTTTGAAAAGCATCTATGTTTCCTACCAAGTGACTCGAGGCTTGGCCAGCCTGAACAGTGCCCTCAACCCCCTTCTGTACCTGACGGCCAGCGAGGGCCTTTTGACTCGGCTCAGGGCCTCCTGCCGTAGGGTCATCCGTGCCTTGGGGTCTCTTTTGCAAAGCCAGGCCCCCTACTCTTTGGATCCGAAGAAACTAAGCTTTGTGCTCAATGAAGAATGTGAGGAGGCCTCCGACGATCTCTGA